Within Epilithonimonas zeae, the genomic segment GCCCGTTAATCCAATAATCTTGGGTATGGGAACATCTTCTTCTTGATTTTGATTTATATCTTGTATTTCCATAATTTATTTAATATCCAAAAACTTCATTAAAACTATAAGTCTGATCTAATTTAACACCTCTTTCTGTCATTTTCAAGCTTGCCAATTCGTTATGAGCATCGTGTTCAAAAAACAACAGGTAATCATTGTCCACACATTGTTTCAAAAATTTACCCTTCTCTTCCAATGTCAATAATGGTCTTGTATCGTAACCCATCACATAAACTTGCGGAATATGTCCAGCTGTCGGAATCAAATCTGCTGCAAAAACAATGGTTTTTTCCTGATATTGAAGAACAGGAAGCATTTGTTTTTCCGTGTGTCCATCAACAAAAATAACATCCATTTTCAAATCGGGAGCAAATCCATAATTACCGGTTGTTGGTAATGACAGGAAATTCAGTTGCCCGCTTTCTTCCAAAGGGAAAATATTTTCTTTTAGAAAACTCGCTTTTTCTCTAGGATTAGGTTCAGTAGCCCATTTCCAATGATTTTCATTCGTCCAGAAATTTGCATTTTTGAACGCTGGTCTGTATCCTGATTTATCATCATTCCATTCTACAGCACCACCACAATGATCAAAATGAAGATGTGTCAAAAAAACATCCGTAATATCTTCTCTTACAAATCCGAATTTTTTTAAATTTTTGTCTAATGTATCATCACCCCAAAGTGAGTAATGTCCGAAGAATTTCTCATCTTGTTTATCTCCAAGTCCACAATCAATCAGTATTAATTTTTTACCGTCTTCTACCAATAGAGAACGTGTTCCTAATTCGATGAGGTTTTTTTCGTCAGCTGGATTGGTTTTTTCCCAAAGCGTTTTTGGAACAACGCCGAACATCGCGCCGCCATCAAGTTTAAATTTTCCACATTGGATTGGATAGAGTTTCATAAATATTTTGTTTTTCTTTCATAGAGTTGTTAAATCAAACCTCGATTCTCCGTCATCAACTCTGCAATTTTTTTATCGTTTGCAAAATCTGATTGCCCTAAATTAAGAATAATATTTTCAAAATCACTATCGTTTCTATTTTGACTTAATTTATTTGCTATAAAGATTTCCGTCGGATAAATATTGATCCCGAAAGCACCTTTCATTTCTTTTTTTACAAATTCATCGCCCATATTTTCAACAAACATTGGACATCTCTGAACTTTTTCATATTTGAGAGTAAGCTTTTCCAAATGTTGATAAAGCTCTTCATCCGTCATCACTTTTACTTTTCCACGGATTTGAACCGCTTCATAATTCCAAGTAGAAACATTGGTTTTCTCATACCAAGATGACGAAATGTAAGAATGGGCACCTAAGAAATCACACAAAACCTCATCGCCATCTTTCAAAGTTTTTGCTTGAAAATTGGCTTTAGAAATATGAGTTTCAAGAAAAAAATCTTTTCCCTTTTCATTCAACAAGAACATAGAATGTGTTGCCGATAGTTTTTCTTTATCCGAAATTAAAAGAGCAAAAGCATTTTCACTGATGATTTTCTTCATCAATTCTTGGTCTTCGGATTTATATATTTTTGGAATGAACATTATGATGAATGATTAATTTCGAAAATTATTAAAAAAGCTCTCCCAGATTTTTCGGTCTGGAAATATTCAAATGTTTGTAAGCTTTATCAGTCACTTCTCGTCCTCTCGGAGTTCTAATAATAAAACCTTCCTGAATCAAAAAAGGCTCGTAAACTTCTTCCAAAGTTTCCGGATTCTCTCCAATAGAAGTTGCCAATGCAGAAATCCCGACTGGTTTCCCTCGGAAATTTTCTATCATCACACGCATAATTTTGTTATCCATATCATCTAAGCCGAACTCATCAACGTTGAGAGAATTCAATGCGAATTTTGTGATTTCTATTTCGATTTCTCCATTGCCTTTGATTTCGGCAAAGTCACGAACTCTACGCAAAAGCGCATTCGCAATTCTAGGTGTTCCTCGACTTCTTCTCGCGATTTCGAGCGCTGCATCTTCATAGATTTTCACACCTAAAACACGCGCACTTCTTTCGATAATCATTCCGAGAAGTTCAATCGTATAATATTCCAATCGGCTTTGTATTCCGAATCTTGCGAGCATTGGTTTGGTAAGCATTCCGCTCCTTGTGGTAGCACCAATCAATGTAAATGGATTAAGACCAATTTGTACAGAACGGGCATTGGGACCGGTTTCCAACATAATATCAATCTTATAATCCTCCATTGCAGAATACAGATATTCTTCTACAATTGGAGACAGACGATGGATTTCATCAATGAAAAGAACATCATTTTCTTCAAGATTGGTGAGTAATCCAGCCAAACTTCCTGGTTTATCCAGAACCGGACCCGATGTAATTTTACAGTTAACGCCCAACTCATTGGCAATAATATGCGATAAAGTCGTTTTACCTAATCCTGGTGGACCGTGTAGAAGAACATGATCTAAAGCACTTCCACGATTTTTAGCTGCTGCCACGAAAACCTCAAGGTTATCAAGCGTTTTTCTTTGCCCCGCAAAATCTCTGAAACTCTGCGGTCGGATTTTTTCTTCCTGAATCAAATCGTCATCAGAATAATTGTCTTTATCGGGATGTAAAAAATCGGGCATAACTAAAATTTAGACTCAAAGATAGAGATTTTTTAAAGGAATTATGGTTTGGAACTTTCCAAGTCATTGATAATTTCGTTGAGTTCTATTTTCTCTTTTTCATTTAATTTCTTTTGGATAAATCCATCATCTGAAATCTGCGGAAAAACATTATAATATTGATATGTTTTTAACCAATAAAGTGACATTGCTGGAAATTGAGTTTTATAAATTAAGTCTTTCGTGGTATTAAATTTCAGGTTTCCTAACTGATAGGATTTAGGATTTTCTGATTTGAATTCAGTTGGTTTTATCAATTGCGAAACTTGGAAACCTGACAACCATTTTCCCATATGAAATTTGGCTTTTACAAAACCCGGCAAACTGAAAATGATGGAAATAAAAATGGATAAAAAGACAGAAACAAAGACCGTTTTTTCTTCGGAAATATTTTTGAAAATCAGAAATATCACAATTAAATAGACATCAATAAAAAATCGATATTGTGCTGAGAAGACAATTATCAAAATGAATTTAAATAAAATGGAAATAAAAAGTAATAAGTAGAATTTTTCTTTTCTGCTAAAAGCTAAAAATCCTAAAATGAAAACACTTAATATAATTGCGAAATTGAAAACTGATTTCAATCCAATCGTAAACCAATGATAAATTCTTTCCCAGAGATTAAAATCTATAATCTGCTGGTAAGAATAATGCATATCATAAGATTTCATCAATCCAATTTGTGAGGAATAAGTCAAAATCTCCTGACTCGGCTTCCAAGGCAAATTAAAATCAAAAGCTGAAACAGGAAAAACAGGAAATCCGAAAAGCCAGATATTTTTGAAAACAAATAAACTTCCAAAAGCCAAAATTGGAATCAACATTTGAAATTTGAAATTTCTTTGGTAAATACTTTCTAAAACAATCAGCAATGGTAACCAAAACATTGTCGGCTTGATACAAAATACAAATATTGAAATGTATAAAAGTACTTTTCTGTTGGTATTATTTAATAATTCATTCAGAACAATTAAAGAAATTATAAATGTTGGTAAATCCGGGCTTGGTTGCTGAATAAAAATTAAAAAAAATGGAATAAAAAGAAACAAAAGCCATTGTCTTCTTTCATAGGTATATATCAAAAATAAGATTAACAAATAAACATTAACTCTCAGAAATTCATCAGTTAAATTTGAAAACCCTGCTTGATAAAGGTGCCAAAAGGATGATTGACTTAAAAGCAAGTCGACGTTTGCAATACCTTTGATGAAACCAATTTCTCTGATAAATGTAACGGTTGGAATATAATAACTGTAATGATCATAAAGGTAAGACGAAAAAGACCCGACAAAAAAAACTAATACTATAAAAAAGTAAAACCAAAAATTGATATTTTTCCTGAATTCAAAGTAAGTAAATTCTTTTTCTTTTAAAAATAATAGGAAACCAAAAACTCCGGAAATTAAAAATGTAATTTCTATATAAAAATTCAATGGTAAGAAAAAAGCCAAGATTGTTTGTAAAAATGTAACGCTTAGAATTCCTAAAAGAGAAATGATTGTAAAACTCTGATTTTTGATTTTTAGAAGTTTACCCGCAATAATTCCATTACCAAAATTGATAAAGAGAAAGATGAGTATAGTTTTGAGAATTATAAGCATAAAAAAGATTGCTTACCAAAAATAAGCAATCTTTCCGTGTTAAAATATATATGAAGAAAATTTACTTCTGTACTCGCCCGGTTTTTCTGTCATTGGCTCTACCAATTGTATAACCAGTTGCACCACCCGCTACACCACCAATTACGGCTCCCAAACCAGGATTTTTCTTAGAAATAATAGCTCCAGCTGCCGCTCCACCAACCGTACCAATAACCGTACCTTTTGCCGCACTACTCCAGCCTTTTTTCTGTGTTGCTGTAGTTCCAGCTGAACTTGAGGAACCTGAAGACGAAGAATTAGAGGCCACGCTTCCTGAGGAAGATGAAGAGCTACTTCTTCTGGAACTTTTTCTGGCAACACGATTAGCTTCAGCTTTTCTCTCAGCTTCTTTCTCCTCTTCCACTTTATTTAGGCTATCTTTTTGTCTTTCGAAATTAATTTTTTCTTTCTCTATGGCCAACTTCTGTTTTTCAATATCAATTTGTCTCGCTTGATAATCTAACTTTTGTTGCTCCAAAGAAGCAGCTTGTACTTTTTCATCTTTATTACAAGATGATAACAATAAAATTATACTCGCTCCTGTTAAAAATAAATTTTTCATAACTTTTTATTTTTTCACAAATTGTGAATTACAATTAAACCAATTTCAATTATGATTCCAAAATAGATTACAAATTGTTAAAAATTGTTAATTATATTTATTATCAGGAGTTTAAATGTTATAAATTTTCTGCATAAATTTGATTCCAACTTTAATATGACACTTAATTTATATTAAAAGTCTTATTTAAAATCATAAAGCCTACAAAGAATTATGAACTATATAGCTTCCATATTAGCTAAAAAAAGAGACCTTGCAAAAAATGAAATGGAATACGAGAAAAGTATTCTGTTTGATGTTTACACATTTGTTTTGGTATTCCTTTTATTATGCAATGTGGTTATTAACATCCTTCTTTTTCGTCCTGTCAATTGTATAATTTTTGGAAGCTTTACTATTTTTATGTTATGTACATTATTTTGGCCGGACAGAATCAGGTTCAATCCAAAACTTCTGATGTTGCTTTTCCTTTTCTTAGGAATAATGATTTTTTATTTCGACACCATTTCCGGAGAAGGCTGTATGAACTATTTATCGTATGTTTCTTTAACCATTGCAGTAGCCTTTTTTTTCGATTATATTAGAGACCGATGGATTATATTCTTTTTGATTTTGTCCTATCTACTTTGGTTTTTAATTAATGTTACGACAGATTATTATCTCAGTAGATTTTATGATCAAAATTTGTCTCCTATAGAAGAATGGTATGTTAGAATCTATAAAATCATAGAAATTTCTTTTTGCACCTTTGTCGGGATGTATTTCATTTACAGGAAAGAACGATTTCTAGTAAAATACTATATAGAAAAAGAAAAACTAAATGCGATAATTCAGAAAACAGATAAAATTAATTTTTCCGGAGAATTATATGAATTGGCGATGAGTAAAAATTCTCTATTCATCACTTATTTCAAATCCCAGTTTCCCGATTTTTTTGATAATATTTTAGGTGCTACACCCAATCTTATTTCGTCTGAATTAGAAATTTGCGCATTATTAAAATTAAATCTTACCACCAAAGAGATCGCTATCGCAACCAATTCTACAGTAAAAGCAATAGAAAATAAGAAGTATCGCATCCGTAGAAAGCTAGATTTGAGCACAGAAACGGATATTAATCTCTATATTATAAATAATTTTTAAAATTTTATTTACAAATAAAGACACCTGATTATTAAATAATTAGCAAAATTATTAATGATTAGATACACTGTGAGTATATGTGGGCGAACGATTATCGGTCAAATATTTTCTACTGAATTATAGAAGCCATATTATTGTACTATAAAAACACAGAAAAACAAAAAACACAAATTTTCACAAAACACAAATGCTTGAAAATAACTACGATTTTCAGACTTGATCAGAAATATTAATATTTCTTTTCGAAACACAAATGATGAAAAAAACCGGAATATTAACTATTCCGGTTTTGTATTTATGTTGAAGAAAATTATATTTTAAAATAATTCTTTTCTAATAATATTCTGAGAACGTTCTGGTCCTACTGAAACCAAATAAACATTAATCCCTAAATGCTCCTCTATGAATTCGATATATTTTTTCGCATTCAAAGGAAGTTCATCATAAGTTCTTGCATTGGTAATATCTTCATCCCAGCCTTCCAATTCTTCATAGATTGGTTCGTAGTCATATAATTTAGTCGTAGAAGAAGTAAAATAATCGATGATTTTCCCGTCTTCTGTTTTATATTTCGTAGCGATTTTCAAAGGATGGATTCCTGTAAGAACGTCCAACTTGGTAATTACCAAATTATTAATTCCATTAATCATACAAGCGTGCTTAAGAGAAACCAAGTCTAACCAACCAGTTCTTCTTGGTCTTCCTGTTGTAGCCCCAAACTCGAAACCAATTTGTCTGATTTTCTCTCCTAACTCATTATCCAATTCTGTTGGAAAAGGCCCGTTTCCAACTCTTGTTGTATAAGCTTTTGCAACACCAATTAGATTTTGCAATGCCGTTGGAGGAACACCTGCGCCTGTACAAACACCACCTGTAGAAGGCGAAGATGAAG encodes:
- a CDS encoding MBL fold metallo-hydrolase, coding for MKLYPIQCGKFKLDGGAMFGVVPKTLWEKTNPADEKNLIELGTRSLLVEDGKKLILIDCGLGDKQDEKFFGHYSLWGDDTLDKNLKKFGFVREDITDVFLTHLHFDHCGGAVEWNDDKSGYRPAFKNANFWTNENHWKWATEPNPREKASFLKENIFPLEESGQLNFLSLPTTGNYGFAPDLKMDVIFVDGHTEKQMLPVLQYQEKTIVFAADLIPTAGHIPQVYVMGYDTRPLLTLEEKGKFLKQCVDNDYLLFFEHDAHNELASLKMTERGVKLDQTYSFNEVFGY
- a CDS encoding FMN-binding negative transcriptional regulator, producing MFIPKIYKSEDQELMKKIISENAFALLISDKEKLSATHSMFLLNEKGKDFFLETHISKANFQAKTLKDGDEVLCDFLGAHSYISSSWYEKTNVSTWNYEAVQIRGKVKVMTDEELYQHLEKLTLKYEKVQRCPMFVENMGDEFVKKEMKGAFGINIYPTEIFIANKLSQNRNDSDFENIILNLGQSDFANDKKIAELMTENRGLI
- the ruvB gene encoding Holliday junction branch migration DNA helicase RuvB, encoding MPDFLHPDKDNYSDDDLIQEEKIRPQSFRDFAGQRKTLDNLEVFVAAAKNRGSALDHVLLHGPPGLGKTTLSHIIANELGVNCKITSGPVLDKPGSLAGLLTNLEENDVLFIDEIHRLSPIVEEYLYSAMEDYKIDIMLETGPNARSVQIGLNPFTLIGATTRSGMLTKPMLARFGIQSRLEYYTIELLGMIIERSARVLGVKIYEDAALEIARRSRGTPRIANALLRRVRDFAEIKGNGEIEIEITKFALNSLNVDEFGLDDMDNKIMRVMIENFRGKPVGISALATSIGENPETLEEVYEPFLIQEGFIIRTPRGREVTDKAYKHLNISRPKNLGELF
- a CDS encoding LIC_10190 family membrane protein; this encodes MLIILKTILIFLFINFGNGIIAGKLLKIKNQSFTIISLLGILSVTFLQTILAFFLPLNFYIEITFLISGVFGFLLFLKEKEFTYFEFRKNINFWFYFFIVLVFFVGSFSSYLYDHYSYYIPTVTFIREIGFIKGIANVDLLLSQSSFWHLYQAGFSNLTDEFLRVNVYLLILFLIYTYERRQWLLFLFIPFFLIFIQQPSPDLPTFIISLIVLNELLNNTNRKVLLYISIFVFCIKPTMFWLPLLIVLESIYQRNFKFQMLIPILAFGSLFVFKNIWLFGFPVFPVSAFDFNLPWKPSQEILTYSSQIGLMKSYDMHYSYQQIIDFNLWERIYHWFTIGLKSVFNFAIILSVFILGFLAFSRKEKFYLLLFISILFKFILIIVFSAQYRFFIDVYLIVIFLIFKNISEEKTVFVSVFLSIFISIIFSLPGFVKAKFHMGKWLSGFQVSQLIKPTEFKSENPKSYQLGNLKFNTTKDLIYKTQFPAMSLYWLKTYQYYNVFPQISDDGFIQKKLNEKEKIELNEIINDLESSKP
- a CDS encoding YMGG-like glycine zipper-containing protein → MKNLFLTGASIILLLSSCNKDEKVQAASLEQQKLDYQARQIDIEKQKLAIEKEKINFERQKDSLNKVEEEKEAERKAEANRVARKSSRRSSSSSSSGSVASNSSSSGSSSSAGTTATQKKGWSSAAKGTVIGTVGGAAAGAIISKKNPGLGAVIGGVAGGATGYTIGRANDRKTGRVQK
- a CDS encoding helix-turn-helix transcriptional regulator — protein: MNYIASILAKKRDLAKNEMEYEKSILFDVYTFVLVFLLLCNVVINILLFRPVNCIIFGSFTIFMLCTLFWPDRIRFNPKLLMLLFLFLGIMIFYFDTISGEGCMNYLSYVSLTIAVAFFFDYIRDRWIIFFLILSYLLWFLINVTTDYYLSRFYDQNLSPIEEWYVRIYKIIEISFCTFVGMYFIYRKERFLVKYYIEKEKLNAIIQKTDKINFSGELYELAMSKNSLFITYFKSQFPDFFDNILGATPNLISSELEICALLKLNLTTKEIAIATNSTVKAIENKKYRIRRKLDLSTETDINLYIINNF